The Desulfatirhabdium butyrativorans DSM 18734 genomic interval CTTGACGCGGACGCTCGCGTGCGGGTCATCGTCGTCAAGGGAAGCGGTAAAGCGTTTTGCGCAGGTATCGATGTGAACGAGCTTTTTGGAAAGTCCACGCTCGAATACCAGAGATGGATCGAATTGATGGAATCTCCCCTGGGGTTGATCGGCCGCATGAAAAAGCCCGTGATCGCCCAACTGCATGGAGTGGCTGCGGCAAACGGTTTGGGGCTTGTGGCTGCATGCGATCTGGCCGTTGCCGCAGACAATGCGCGGATGGGCCTTACGGCCATCAATGTCGGTCTCAATTGTGTCGGCCCGGTCGTCCCGATCGCCAGGCTTGTCGGCAGAAAGCGGGCCCTCGAGCTGTTGCTGTACGGAGAACTCATTCCGGCAGCACGGGCGCTTGAAATGGGCCTGATCAACCGGATCTGCAAAGCGGATGAGCTGGATAGCGAAGTGCATGAATGGGCGGCGCAACTTGCCAAGAAAAGCCCTGTGGCGGTGCAGATTGCCAAGAAATCCTTCTATTCGGCGGAAGACATGGATTATCACAAGGCCTTTGAATACATGAACGAGGCATTTGCGCGCCTGTGTAGTACAGAGGATGCCAAGGAAGGAGTTGCCGCATTTCTCGAGAAACGTCAGCCCAACTGGAAGGAAAAATAGGACCATAAGACCATGAGCAAACGATCGGTGATCTGGTTGATGGTAGGGATGTTCCTGCTCTGTTGCGCGGGGCAAGCCCCGGCGAAGGAGCGGAAACAATCGGCTTCGAAGTCCGGGATAACGGCAAGGCATCCAACATCTGGCAAGGCAGCAGCAGTTCCGGCAACATCCAAAAAGGCGCAGGCGGGAAAGCCCGTGCTGGCTTCCAAACCTGCAGCAGCGGTTCAGAAGTCGGCGGAAGCTCAGGCCCCCTACAAGGCCTTCATTGTGGTGGATGCCGATACCGGTGTCATGGTGGAGGGAGAGAATATCCATCAGAAATTGGGGCCTGCGAGCATTACCAAACTGATGCTTGCGGCCGTTGTCATGGACAAGATCGAAAGCGGCCAGGTGCGACTTGATGATTCTGTCACGACATCCGCAGAAGCCGCTTCAATGGGAGGGAGTCAGGTCTATCTGAAACAGGGGGAAGTTT includes:
- a CDS encoding enoyl-CoA hydratase/isomerase family protein, giving the protein MSYASVLTEVTDDFVGTITLNRAKALNTFTTQMATDLYQALSDLDADARVRVIVVKGSGKAFCAGIDVNELFGKSTLEYQRWIELMESPLGLIGRMKKPVIAQLHGVAAANGLGLVAACDLAVAADNARMGLTAINVGLNCVGPVVPIARLVGRKRALELLLYGELIPAARALEMGLINRICKADELDSEVHEWAAQLAKKSPVAVQIAKKSFYSAEDMDYHKAFEYMNEAFARLCSTEDAKEGVAAFLEKRQPNWKEK